A single window of Kitasatospora sp. HUAS MG31 DNA harbors:
- the upp gene encoding uracil phosphoribosyltransferase: protein MRLHVVDHPLVAHKLSTLRDERTDSPTFRRLTDELVTLLAYEATRDVRTDEVEITTPVAVTTGTRLSYPRPLVVPILRAGLGMLDGMTRLLPTAEVGFLGMVRNEETLEASTYATRMPDDLSGRQVYVLDPMLATGGTLVAAINMLLERGATDVTAVVLLAAPEGVELMEKALSGKPVTVVTAAMDQRLNEHGYIVPGLGDAGDRLYGTAG, encoded by the coding sequence ATGCGTCTCCATGTCGTCGACCACCCGCTGGTGGCCCACAAGCTCTCAACTCTGCGCGACGAGCGCACCGATTCGCCGACCTTCCGGCGGCTCACCGACGAGCTGGTGACCCTGCTCGCCTACGAGGCCACCCGGGACGTCCGCACCGACGAGGTCGAGATCACCACCCCGGTCGCCGTCACCACCGGCACCCGGCTGAGCTACCCGCGCCCGCTGGTCGTCCCGATCCTCCGGGCCGGCCTCGGGATGCTGGACGGCATGACCCGGCTGCTCCCCACCGCCGAGGTCGGCTTCCTGGGCATGGTGCGCAACGAGGAGACCCTGGAGGCCTCCACCTACGCCACCCGCATGCCGGACGACCTCTCCGGCCGGCAGGTCTACGTGCTCGACCCGATGCTGGCCACCGGCGGCACCCTGGTCGCGGCCATCAACATGCTGCTGGAGCGGGGCGCCACCGACGTCACCGCCGTGGTGCTGCTGGCCGCCCCCGAGGGCGTCGAGCTGATGGAGAAGGCCCTCTCCGGCAAGCCGGTCACCGTGGTCACCGCCGCGATGGACCAGCGCCTCAACGAGCACGGCTACATCGTCCCCGGCCTCGGCGACGCGGGCGACCGCCTCTACGGCACCGCCGGCTGA